A window of Phycisphaeraceae bacterium genomic DNA:
GCACGCGACGGGTATGGAGGATGATCGTTCCGCACAGGTATCGGGATGCGGGTCAGCTTCTCTATATCCTTCAGGTACGGTTTTTCTTCGTGATCGCAGAACGCGATCGCAGCACCTTCCGCACCGGCACGGGCTGTCCGACCGATGCGATGGACATATGTCTCGGGAACATTCGGCAAGTCGTAGTTGATGACATGCGAGATTTCATCGATATCAATGCCTCGTGACGCGATGTCACTGGCGATAAGCACCGGAATACGCCCGGAACGGAACCCCTCCATCGCGCGGAGCCGCTGTGATTGCGACTTGTTACCGTGGATCGCCGCCGCTTGAATCCCAGCCTGATATAGCTTCCGCACAACGCGATCAGCACCGTGTTTGGTACGAGTAAACACCAGCGCGCGGGTGAATGAGGTGTTCAAAAGAAGATGCGTTAAAAGGTACGGCTTATTTCGCTTGTCCACGAAATAGACCGATTGATCGATGCGATCAGCTGTCGCGGAGACCGCTGCGACCTGCACGCTCACCGGATCGCGCAGCAGCGTCGCAGCCAGTTGTCGTATATCTGCCGGCATCGTTGCGGAAAAGAGCAGCGTCTGCGGGTGCGGCGTGCGGGGAAGCAGCGCAGCGACTTTGCGGATGTCGTGAATGAAACCCATGTCAAGCATGCGATCAGCTTCATCAAGCACAAAGACTTCGATATGGCGGAGGTCAATGTGCTGCTGATTCACCAGGTCAAGCAATCTTCCAGGGGTCGCCACGAGGATGTCGATGCCCTCGCGTACCGCGCGGGTCTGAGGGTTTTGGTTGACACCGCCAAAAATTACCGCGTGACGCAACGAAGTATGCCTGCCATAGGCGCGGAAGCTGTCGCCGATCTGTGCGGCAAGCTCACGGGTGGGAGCCAGAATCAGGGCACGAATATGGCGGCCATGATCCCGCGAAGACGGGCTGTGCGCTGACCTGCCATAAGCGAGGTGAGACGTCGCTTGTGGATACGAACGATCCGGCGAAGCCGTCCTGCCGCGGAAGGAGTGACTCTGCGGCTGCACCCGCCTGCTGCCGTGTCTGTTCGAATCCTCACTTGTCGGCAATGCGTCTGTTGTTGATGGCGAGGGGTTGTGCCTCTTTTGCGATAAGCGATCGAGGATCGGCAGTGCGAATGCGGCTGTTTTGCCCGTGCCGGTCTGTGCGATGCCGAGAATATCTTTCCCCGCCAGAACGTGCGGAATAGCCTGTGCCTGAATCGGCGTAGGCGTGGTGTAGCCCTCGGTCGCCAGTGCGCGAAGAAGAGGCTCTGAAAGCCTGAGATCGTTGAAGTTCACAGCCATTTCCAAAAAGCCGGCTCACCGCCATCGGGGTGCAGCCGGGATTGCCGTTTCCAGAGTTTCCGGAGTTTGCGGCGAAAGCCCGGAGAGAATCCGGTCGCCCAGACGAATTGCCGGACGCACGCCGCGTCCTGCTAAGCCATCGATCCAGGCTGGTCCAATGGCTCAAGTCCAGAGGATACGGTCCCATGATAGACGAAAGTATCCATCACAACGAATCGAACCAGCGGCATTCGTCCGGTCGGTACAGAACGACTCGTCATCTGGAACCTCCCGGCAGCGCTCCGAAACGACGTACCTCCGGCCAGATTGCCGCAGTCGCAATGACCACGATCAAGGTGCCGATCCCACCCGTGACGACCGCAGCCGTGGCTCCGCGTTCCGTACCCATTCCAAGACTTGTGATGAAGTACCAGGCGGCAAAGCCCGACTCAAAATCGCCCAGTTCGTTCGACAAGCCAATGAACAGGCTGTTCACCGCGGACACCCGGCCGCGCATTTCATCAGGCGTCATCATTTGCACCAGTGTGTGACGGATCACGACGCTGATGTTGTCGAAAACACCTGTGAGCATGAGCATCAGCAGCGAAAGCCAGTACCAGCGGGAAA
This region includes:
- a CDS encoding DEAD/DEAH box helicase yields the protein MNFNDLRLSEPLLRALATEGYTTPTPIQAQAIPHVLAGKDILGIAQTGTGKTAAFALPILDRLSQKRHNPSPSTTDALPTSEDSNRHGSRRVQPQSHSFRGRTASPDRSYPQATSHLAYGRSAHSPSSRDHGRHIRALILAPTRELAAQIGDSFRAYGRHTSLRHAVIFGGVNQNPQTRAVREGIDILVATPGRLLDLVNQQHIDLRHIEVFVLDEADRMLDMGFIHDIRKVAALLPRTPHPQTLLFSATMPADIRQLAATLLRDPVSVQVAAVSATADRIDQSVYFVDKRNKPYLLTHLLLNTSFTRALVFTRTKHGADRVVRKLYQAGIQAAAIHGNKSQSQRLRAMEGFRSGRIPVLIASDIASRGIDIDEISHVINYDLPNVPETYVHRIGRTARAGAEGAAIAFCDHEEKPYLKDIEKLTRIPIPVRNDHPPYPSRAEHEATLRAEGVTPRHQHPHSGGSTSGRGGQRQNTRGGQHRSPRSGSGDHTQSRGQRRRHW